A window from Gottschalkiaceae bacterium SANA encodes these proteins:
- the nagB gene encoding glucosamine-6-phosphate deaminase — protein MKIIVAKNYEELSRKAGNLFASQLILKSNAVIGLATGSSPVGMYKELIRIYRNGDIDFDEVVSFNLDEYIGLTPDNEQSYHYFMRENLFDHINIRPENIHIPSGIAVDMTIAAQSYDKMIEEAGGIDIQILGIGNNGHIGFNEPDVKFEARTHIVELEPDTIEANSRFFDSIDQVPTQAISMGIKNIMQSRKIVLIASGEGKAKVVQAMIEGPITPELPASVLQLHPDVTIILDQAAASLLRS, from the coding sequence ATGAAAATAATTGTGGCGAAAAATTATGAAGAACTGAGCCGTAAGGCGGGAAATTTATTTGCAAGCCAATTAATCTTAAAATCCAATGCGGTGATTGGGCTAGCAACAGGCAGCAGTCCGGTGGGGATGTACAAGGAATTGATTCGGATTTATCGGAATGGAGATATTGATTTTGATGAGGTTGTTTCTTTTAACTTGGATGAGTATATCGGATTAACTCCGGACAATGAGCAAAGCTATCATTATTTTATGCGGGAGAATTTGTTTGATCATATTAATATTCGACCAGAGAATATTCATATCCCCAGTGGAATTGCTGTGGATATGACGATTGCAGCCCAAAGTTATGACAAGATGATTGAAGAGGCTGGAGGGATTGATATTCAGATTTTGGGAATCGGAAACAATGGACATATCGGATTTAACGAACCCGATGTGAAGTTTGAGGCGAGAACGCATATCGTGGAGCTGGAACCGGATACGATTGAAGCTAATTCGCGTTTTTTCGATTCGATTGACCAAGTGCCAACCCAAGCGATTAGCATGGGAATCAAGAATATTATGCAATCGAGAAAGATCGTATTGATTGCCAGCGGAGAAGGTAAGGCAAAAGTGGTTCAAGCAATGATTGAAGGACCGATTACACCGGAATTGCCCGCATCTGTTTTGCAATTGCACCCAGATGTTACCATCATTCTTGATCAAGCAGCAGCTAGTTTATTAAGGTCATAA